The proteins below are encoded in one region of Clostridium pasteurianum DSM 525 = ATCC 6013:
- the rny gene encoding ribonuclease Y produces MERNYWMIIVVVLVILVVAIGLYIIKKYSLAKITKAEEEAKNIKDEASREAESMKKESILEAKEEVHKLRVDFEKESRERRSEIQRLERRNIQREEALDKKSDLIQKREESLNARESALEEKENNIEELYQNQRKEIERLSNLSAEEAKELLLEEVRKEIKHETAVMIKDIETRAKEEADKKAREIITCAIQRCAADHVAESTVYVVSLPNDEMKGRIIGREGRNIRALETLTGIDLIIDDTPEAVILSGFDPIRREVARIALEKLILDGRIHPARIEEMVEKAKKEVENNIKEEGEQATFETGVHGLHAELIRLLGRLKYRTSYGQNVLKHSVEVSYLAGFMASELGIDPTLAKRAGLLHDIGKAVDHEIEGPHALIGSEIAKKYHESSVIVNAIGAHHGDIDPQSLEAILVQAADAISAARPGARRETLEAYIKRLEKLEEISNSYEGVEKSYAIQAGREIRIMVKPESVDDAGASEMARNIVKRIESELEYPGQIKVNVIRETRAVEYAK; encoded by the coding sequence ATGGAACGTAATTATTGGATGATAATTGTTGTTGTACTGGTAATTCTGGTGGTTGCAATAGGACTTTATATTATAAAAAAATATTCTTTAGCTAAAATAACTAAGGCTGAAGAAGAAGCAAAAAATATAAAGGATGAAGCTAGCAGAGAAGCTGAATCAATGAAAAAAGAATCCATTTTAGAAGCAAAAGAAGAAGTCCATAAGCTGAGAGTTGATTTTGAAAAAGAATCACGAGAGCGAAGGTCTGAAATTCAAAGACTCGAAAGAAGAAATATTCAAAGAGAAGAGGCTCTAGATAAAAAGAGCGATTTAATTCAAAAGAGAGAAGAAAGTTTAAATGCACGTGAAAGTGCACTTGAAGAAAAAGAAAATAATATTGAAGAATTATATCAAAACCAAAGGAAAGAAATTGAAAGACTTTCAAATCTAAGTGCCGAAGAGGCAAAAGAATTACTGCTTGAAGAGGTTCGTAAAGAAATAAAGCATGAAACGGCAGTTATGATTAAAGATATTGAGACTAGGGCAAAAGAAGAAGCCGATAAAAAGGCTAGGGAAATTATAACTTGTGCAATACAAAGATGTGCTGCAGATCATGTGGCAGAATCAACTGTTTATGTGGTATCTTTACCTAATGACGAAATGAAAGGCCGAATAATTGGAAGAGAAGGTAGAAATATTAGAGCTTTGGAAACTCTTACAGGAATTGATTTAATAATCGATGATACACCTGAAGCAGTTATACTTTCTGGCTTTGATCCTATAAGAAGAGAAGTTGCAAGAATAGCCTTAGAAAAATTAATATTAGATGGGAGAATTCATCCCGCTAGAATTGAAGAAATGGTGGAGAAAGCTAAGAAAGAAGTAGAAAACAATATAAAAGAAGAAGGCGAACAAGCCACTTTCGAAACCGGTGTTCATGGTTTACATGCAGAACTTATAAGACTTTTAGGAAGATTAAAGTACAGAACAAGTTATGGTCAGAATGTATTAAAGCATTCTGTAGAAGTATCGTACTTAGCTGGATTTATGGCATCTGAACTTGGTATAGATCCAACACTTGCAAAAAGAGCAGGGTTATTACATGACATAGGGAAAGCAGTGGATCATGAAATAGAAGGTCCTCATGCTTTAATTGGATCTGAGATAGCAAAAAAATATCATGAATCTTCTGTAATAGTGAATGCTATTGGAGCTCATCATGGGGATATAGATCCTCAATCCCTTGAAGCTATACTTGTTCAAGCTGCAGATGCTATATCTGCTGCAAGGCCTGGTGCAAGACGAGAAACTTTAGAAGCATATATAAAGCGCTTGGAAAAGTTGGAAGAAATTTCAAATTCGTACGAAGGTGTAGAAAAGTCATATGCCATTCAGGCTGGAAGAGAAATTAGAATAATGGTTAAACCAGAAAGTGTTGATGATGCAGGAGCATCAGAAATGGCAAGGAATATTGTCAAGAGAATAGAGAGTGAATTGGAATATCCTGGCCAAATTAAAGTTAATGTAATAAGAGAAACAAGAGCAGTAGAGTATGCAAAATAA
- the pgsA gene encoding CDP-diacylglycerol--glycerol-3-phosphate 3-phosphatidyltransferase, producing MNLANKLTLIRIILVPIFLIFIAVRGIPYGRSIATTVFIIAALTDKLDGYIARSRNQITRFGKLMDPLADKLLVSAALVSLVEFHILSSWVAIIIIAREFAVTGLRSIAAADGVVLAASWWGKIKTVIQIVAIICALMNLNIRHIKFLHNYFNIDIVSLFQNLTKVTMFLAVIITIISGIDYFVKNREILKSDK from the coding sequence ATGAATCTTGCTAATAAATTAACTTTAATAAGAATAATTTTAGTTCCAATATTTTTGATTTTTATTGCCGTAAGGGGAATTCCTTACGGTAGAAGTATTGCCACAACAGTCTTTATAATCGCTGCTCTTACAGATAAGTTAGATGGTTATATTGCAAGAAGCAGAAATCAAATAACGCGTTTTGGAAAATTAATGGATCCTTTGGCAGATAAACTATTGGTATCTGCAGCTTTAGTTTCTTTAGTAGAATTTCACATACTAAGTAGTTGGGTTGCTATAATAATAATTGCTAGGGAATTTGCAGTTACTGGTCTTAGGTCTATTGCAGCAGCAGATGGTGTAGTACTAGCGGCTAGCTGGTGGGGAAAAATTAAAACAGTCATACAAATTGTAGCAATAATATGTGCGCTGATGAATTTAAATATACGTCATATTAAATTTTTACATAATTATTTTAACATTGATATTGTATCTTTGTTTCAGAATTTAACAAAAGTAACTATGTTTTTGGCTGTAATAATTACTATTATCTCAGGGATAGATTACTTTGTAAAAAATCGAGAAATTTTAAAGTCCGATAAATGA
- a CDS encoding HPr family phosphocarrier protein, with product MVTKEATVKSSTGLHARPATLLVKKASSFKSDVSLEYNGKKANIKSLIGVLSLGVTSNAVVKVTASGDDETLAAEEVAKLIESITE from the coding sequence ATGGTAACAAAAGAAGCTACAGTTAAAAGTTCAACTGGTTTACACGCTAGACCAGCTACACTATTAGTAAAAAAAGCATCATCTTTTAAATCAGACGTTAGTCTTGAATACAATGGTAAAAAGGCTAATATTAAAAGTTTAATAGGAGTTTTATCTTTAGGAGTTACTAGCAACGCTGTTGTTAAAGTAACTGCTTCAGGTGATGATGAAACTTTAGCAGCTGAAGAAGTTGCTAAGTTGATTGAATCAATTACTGAATAA
- the recA gene encoding recombinase RecA: MDNEKFKALEAALGQIEKQFGKGSIMKLGEHSVLDIDSISTGCLSLDIALGIGGVPRGRIIEIYGPESSGKTTVALHVIAEAQKMEGTAAFIDAEHALDPAYARRLGVDTENLIVSQPDTGEQALEIAEALVRSNAIDVIVVDSVAALVPKAEIEGEMGDSHVGLQARLMSQALRKLAGAINKSKCVVIFINQLREKVGIMFGNPETTPGGRALKFYASVRMDIRRIDSIKQGDEIIGNRTRVKVIKNKIAPPFKQAEFDIMYNEGISKEGNIVDVGVKEEIIQKSGAWFSYGDIRLGQGRENAKQYLKENPDIKLEIETKIREKNELPIKKSKDSSEDLVENTASDKKLSKA, from the coding sequence ATGGATAACGAAAAGTTTAAAGCATTGGAAGCTGCCTTGGGACAAATTGAAAAGCAGTTTGGAAAAGGCTCTATTATGAAATTAGGAGAACATAGTGTATTAGATATAGATTCAATATCGACAGGGTGTTTATCTTTGGATATAGCCTTAGGAATAGGCGGAGTACCTAGAGGAAGAATTATAGAAATATATGGACCTGAATCTTCTGGTAAAACTACAGTAGCGCTTCATGTTATAGCAGAAGCACAAAAAATGGAAGGAACTGCTGCCTTTATCGATGCTGAACATGCTCTAGATCCAGCTTATGCAAGAAGACTAGGAGTTGATACTGAAAATTTAATAGTTTCACAGCCAGATACCGGAGAGCAAGCACTGGAAATAGCAGAGGCTCTTGTGAGATCTAATGCTATAGATGTGATAGTAGTTGATTCTGTTGCTGCGTTAGTTCCTAAGGCTGAAATAGAAGGGGAAATGGGTGACTCTCATGTGGGACTTCAAGCAAGACTCATGTCTCAGGCTCTCAGAAAACTTGCGGGAGCTATAAACAAGTCAAAATGTGTAGTTATATTCATAAATCAATTGAGAGAAAAAGTTGGAATTATGTTTGGAAATCCAGAAACAACACCTGGTGGAAGAGCTTTGAAATTCTATGCTTCAGTTAGAATGGATATTAGAAGAATAGATTCTATAAAACAAGGTGATGAAATAATAGGAAACAGAACAAGGGTAAAAGTAATAAAAAATAAAATAGCGCCTCCTTTTAAACAGGCAGAGTTTGATATAATGTATAATGAGGGTATTTCAAAAGAAGGCAATATTGTAGATGTTGGTGTGAAAGAAGAAATAATTCAAAAAAGTGGTGCTTGGTTCTCTTATGGAGATATTAGACTTGGGCAAGGAAGAGAAAATGCTAAACAGTATTTAAAAGAAAATCCGGATATAAAACTTGAAATAGAAACTAAAATAAGAGAAAAAAATGAACTTCCTATAAAAAAATCAAAGGATTCTTCTGAAGATTTAGTTGAGAATACAGCTTCAGATAAAAAATTATCTAAAGCTTAG
- a CDS encoding SDR family oxidoreductase produces MLSTLDYPETIPAQKQNQQPGLETMMNPKPVYEDPEYKGSKKLKDKVAIITGGDSGIGKAVAIAYAKEGAKIAIVYLNEHEDAKETKRIIEEKGANCLLISGDIGDEQFCKDVADKTIKQFGKIDILVNNAGEQHPQNSIEDITKQQLERTFKTNIFGMFYMTKAVMPYLKNGDSIINTASITAYKGNETLIDYSASKGAIVSFTRSLSLSLENRKIRVNAIAPGPIWTPLIPASFSDYDVSQFGLNTPLGRAGQPSELAPSYVFLACNDSSYVSGQTIHINGGNVLNG; encoded by the coding sequence ATGTTAAGTACTTTAGATTATCCTGAAACTATACCGGCGCAAAAACAAAATCAACAACCGGGATTGGAAACCATGATGAATCCCAAACCTGTGTATGAAGATCCTGAATACAAAGGTAGTAAAAAACTTAAAGATAAAGTTGCTATTATTACTGGAGGAGATAGTGGTATAGGAAAGGCTGTTGCAATAGCTTACGCAAAAGAAGGGGCTAAAATAGCTATAGTATATTTAAATGAACATGAAGATGCTAAGGAAACTAAAAGAATTATAGAAGAAAAGGGAGCCAATTGTTTGCTTATTTCAGGAGACATTGGAGATGAGCAATTTTGTAAGGATGTAGCAGATAAAACAATAAAACAATTTGGAAAAATAGATATACTTGTAAACAATGCAGGGGAACAGCATCCTCAAAACAGTATTGAGGATATAACTAAGCAGCAGTTAGAAAGAACTTTTAAAACTAACATATTTGGAATGTTCTATATGACAAAAGCTGTAATGCCATATTTAAAAAATGGAGATTCAATAATAAATACTGCTTCAATAACTGCTTATAAAGGAAATGAGACATTAATTGATTATTCTGCTTCAAAAGGAGCAATTGTTTCTTTTACAAGATCTCTATCACTTTCTTTGGAGAATAGAAAAATAAGAGTTAACGCCATTGCCCCAGGACCCATATGGACTCCGCTTATACCGGCTTCCTTTAGTGATTATGATGTATCACAATTTGGATTAAATACACCTTTAGGAAGAGCAGGACAGCCATCAGAACTGGCACCAAGTTATGTGTTTTTAGCTTGTAATGATTCATCTTATGTTTCAGGACAGACAATTCATATAAATGGAGGAAATGTTCTAAATGGTTAG
- a CDS encoding alpha-amylase family glycosyl hydrolase — translation MLPWYKKAIFYHIYPLGFCGAKKLNDFNLKTMETLEKTYDWIKHIKYLGADAIYFGPIFESTSHGYDTVDYNVIDRRLGNNDTFIKLVKTLHKNNIKVVIDGVFNHVGRDFFAFKDILLKGKKSPYCSWFHRLDFNQNSPLNDPFTYDTWNGYYNLVKLNLCNSEVKDYLFKAINMWIKDFDIDGLRLDCADCLDFNFIKELASFCKKLKPDFWLMGEIIHGDYNRWVNNNMLDSVTNYECYKGLYSSHNDKNYFEIAYSLNRQFGKDFGIYKNMYLYNFIDNHDVNRIASTLKFSDYIYPVYIILFTMPGVPSIYYGSEFGIKGVRNISDDDLRPELNLKNILSSNYNKKLIKLIHNLSNIRRGSKALEEGKYIQIKILNEQFAYARIIEGECIIVILNLSQNFRFMEINAPIKASKAIDMLNNKDIYKIQNNNCFTIKLEPCWGKILKLQQQ, via the coding sequence ATGTTACCTTGGTATAAAAAAGCAATTTTTTATCATATTTATCCTTTAGGATTTTGCGGAGCAAAAAAGTTAAATGATTTTAATTTAAAGACTATGGAAACTTTAGAAAAAACTTATGATTGGATTAAGCATATAAAGTACTTAGGGGCTGACGCCATTTATTTTGGACCAATATTTGAGTCAACTTCTCATGGATATGATACAGTAGATTACAATGTAATTGACAGACGATTAGGCAATAATGATACTTTTATTAAACTTGTAAAAACTCTTCATAAAAATAATATAAAGGTAGTAATTGATGGCGTATTTAATCATGTAGGTCGAGATTTTTTTGCTTTTAAGGATATACTTTTAAAAGGTAAAAAATCACCATACTGCAGTTGGTTTCATAGACTTGATTTTAATCAAAATAGTCCTCTTAATGATCCTTTTACCTATGATACTTGGAATGGCTATTATAATCTTGTAAAACTTAATTTATGTAATTCAGAAGTTAAAGATTATCTTTTTAAAGCTATAAATATGTGGATTAAAGATTTTGATATTGATGGTTTGAGATTAGATTGTGCAGATTGTCTTGATTTTAATTTTATCAAAGAGCTGGCTTCTTTTTGTAAAAAGCTGAAACCAGATTTTTGGCTTATGGGTGAAATTATACACGGTGATTACAATAGATGGGTAAATAATAATATGCTTGATTCTGTAACAAATTATGAGTGCTATAAGGGATTATATTCCAGCCACAATGACAAAAACTATTTTGAGATTGCTTATTCTCTTAATAGACAATTTGGTAAGGATTTTGGCATTTATAAAAATATGTATTTATACAATTTTATAGATAATCATGATGTTAACAGAATTGCAAGTACATTGAAATTTTCAGATTACATTTATCCGGTATATATAATTTTGTTTACTATGCCTGGTGTACCATCTATTTATTATGGAAGCGAATTTGGAATTAAAGGTGTAAGGAATATATCAGATGATGATTTAAGACCAGAACTTAATTTAAAAAATATACTATCCAGCAACTATAATAAAAAATTAATAAAGTTAATTCATAATTTATCAAATATAAGAAGAGGTTCAAAAGCATTAGAAGAGGGAAAATATATTCAAATAAAGATTTTAAATGAGCAATTTGCATATGCTAGAATAATTGAAGGAGAATGTATAATAGTTATATTAAATTTATCGCAAAATTTTAGATTTATGGAAATTAATGCTCCTATAAAAGCATCTAAGGCTATTGATATGTTAAATAATAAAGATATCTATAAAATTCAGAATAATAATTGCTTTACAATAAAATTAGAGCCTTGTTGGGGGAAAATTCTTAAATTACAGCAGCAATAA
- a CDS encoding decaprenyl-phosphate phosphoribosyltransferase — translation MLKLNFRHIFKLMRPKQWTKNLFVFGAMIFSGKFVDENIFIKNIFIFIMFCLISSCVYILNDLVDAEKDRQHPEKKNRPIASGKVTKFQARIVEIILLFVIFTVCYEMNIKLFIVLLIYFLINVLYSFKLKNIVIIDVMIITFGFVLRVQSGGIATNVQLSPWMILCTILISLFIALNKRKSEIIVLKSKRGEHRKILDEYSVELIDNMLTIVTPSVFIAYCLYTFSSIQSRTMMFTIPFVLYGIFRYQYLTMKENIGGKPEDIFQKDFPFLINIVLWIITVIIIIYFKL, via the coding sequence ATGCTTAAATTGAATTTTCGTCATATATTTAAACTTATGAGACCTAAACAATGGACAAAAAATTTATTTGTTTTTGGAGCTATGATATTTTCAGGAAAATTTGTTGATGAAAATATATTTATAAAAAATATTTTTATTTTTATAATGTTTTGTTTGATATCTTCCTGTGTTTACATATTAAATGATTTAGTAGATGCGGAAAAAGATAGACAACATCCGGAAAAGAAAAATAGACCTATAGCAAGTGGAAAGGTCACAAAATTTCAGGCTAGAATTGTAGAAATTATTCTTCTTTTTGTAATTTTTACTGTTTGCTATGAAATGAATATAAAATTATTTATAGTATTATTAATATATTTTCTAATTAATGTGCTATATTCTTTTAAGTTAAAAAATATAGTCATAATAGATGTTATGATAATTACTTTTGGATTTGTTCTTAGAGTTCAAAGTGGCGGTATTGCAACAAATGTACAATTATCTCCATGGATGATTTTATGTACAATTTTAATTTCATTATTTATAGCACTTAATAAGAGAAAAAGTGAAATAATTGTATTAAAAAGTAAAAGAGGAGAGCATAGAAAAATATTAGATGAATATTCAGTAGAACTTATAGATAATATGCTCACTATAGTGACTCCCAGTGTATTCATTGCATATTGTCTATATACCTTTAGCTCAATACAGAGTAGAACAATGATGTTTACCATACCTTTTGTACTATATGGTATATTTAGGTATCAATATTTGACAATGAAAGAAAATATAGGAGGAAAACCAGAAGATATTTTTCAAAAGGATTTTCCATTTTTAATTAATATAGTATTATGGATAATTACTGTTATAATAATTATATATTTTAAATTATAG
- a CDS encoding PTS sugar transporter subunit IIA, with protein sequence MSKIIKLLLPIDGQVAPLSEVNDYLFNKKVMGEGAAIKPTGNYVYAPIDGEIASIYDSKHALIIKSTDGLQILIHIGLDTSKLEGRGFGTYVKIGDKVKAGEKILFFDREYIEARSSTETPVLITNVDLIDKIDINYNIKNAGSEFAEVTLK encoded by the coding sequence ATGAGTAAAATTATAAAATTATTACTTCCAATAGATGGGCAGGTAGCTCCATTATCTGAAGTTAATGATTATCTATTTAATAAAAAAGTAATGGGAGAAGGTGCTGCAATAAAACCAACTGGTAATTATGTATATGCGCCAATAGATGGAGAAATAGCTTCAATTTATGATTCAAAACATGCTTTGATTATAAAAAGCACTGATGGGCTTCAAATTCTTATTCACATAGGTCTTGATACTTCAAAATTAGAGGGAAGGGGATTTGGAACTTATGTTAAAATAGGTGATAAAGTTAAAGCTGGAGAAAAAATATTATTCTTCGATAGAGAATATATAGAAGCTAGATCATCTACAGAAACTCCTGTACTTATAACAAATGTAGATTTAATAGATAAAATTGATATAAACTATAATATTAAAAATGCAGGAAGTGAATTTGCAGAAGTTACATTAAAGTAA
- a CDS encoding stage V sporulation protein S, giving the protein MEVLKVSAKSSPNSVAGALAGVLRERGAAEIQAIGAGAINQAIKAIAIARGFVAPSGIDLVCIPAFTDIEIDGEERTAIKLIVQPR; this is encoded by the coding sequence ATGGAAGTATTAAAAGTTTCAGCAAAATCAAGTCCAAATTCAGTAGCAGGAGCTTTAGCAGGAGTATTAAGAGAAAGAGGAGCTGCAGAAATACAGGCTATTGGGGCCGGTGCAATAAATCAAGCCATTAAGGCTATTGCTATTGCAAGAGGATTTGTAGCTCCTAGTGGAATAGATTTAGTATGTATACCAGCCTTCACGGATATTGAAATAGATGGTGAAGAAAGAACAGCCATAAAACTTATTGTACAACCTAGATAG
- the purB gene encoding adenylosuccinate lyase: MRNIYQTPLNTRYASKDMSYLFSDEMKFKTWRKLWVALAESEKELGLNITDEQIEELKSHIDDINYEVAEKREKEVRHDVMSHVYAYGVQCPKAKGIIHLGATSCYVGDNTDIIIMKKALILIKNKIINVIEHLSEFALKYKDLPALGYTHLQPAQLTTVGKRATLWMQDLFLDLENINFVIDTIKLRGVKGTTGTQASFMELFDCNEEKIKKLEKKVTERMGFKEAYAVTGQTYSRKVDSIVLNTLSEIAQSAYKFSNDLRILQSFKEIEEPFEAHQIGSSAMAYKRNPMRSERIGSLARYVIVNSLNPAVTAATQWFERTLDDSANKRISIAEAFLALDGVLNLYINVSSNLVVYDKVIAARVNNELPFMATENILMEAVKRGGDRQELHEKIRVYSMETAKRVKQDGLDNNLIDLIAKDPAFNIKKEEILSILDAKNFVGRAPGQVTDFIKDYVEPILESNREILDINVDINV, from the coding sequence ATGAGAAACATTTATCAAACGCCGCTAAATACTAGATATGCATCAAAAGATATGTCATATCTATTTTCTGATGAAATGAAGTTTAAAACTTGGAGAAAGCTTTGGGTGGCTTTAGCCGAAAGTGAAAAGGAATTAGGCTTAAATATAACTGATGAACAGATAGAAGAATTAAAAAGCCATATTGATGATATTAATTACGAAGTAGCGGAAAAAAGAGAAAAAGAAGTTAGACATGATGTAATGAGTCATGTATATGCTTATGGTGTTCAATGTCCTAAAGCTAAAGGAATAATTCACCTTGGAGCTACAAGTTGTTATGTAGGTGATAATACAGATATAATTATAATGAAAAAAGCTTTGATACTTATAAAAAATAAAATTATAAATGTCATTGAACATTTATCAGAATTTGCATTAAAATATAAAGATTTGCCTGCCTTAGGATATACTCATCTTCAACCTGCACAACTTACAACTGTAGGAAAGAGAGCTACTCTTTGGATGCAGGATTTATTTTTAGACCTTGAAAATATAAATTTTGTAATTGATACAATAAAATTAAGAGGGGTAAAAGGAACTACAGGTACTCAGGCAAGTTTTATGGAATTGTTTGATTGTAATGAAGAAAAGATTAAAAAACTAGAGAAAAAGGTTACAGAAAGAATGGGTTTTAAAGAAGCTTATGCTGTAACTGGTCAAACTTATTCAAGAAAGGTAGATTCTATAGTACTAAATACACTTTCAGAAATAGCTCAGAGTGCCTATAAATTCAGTAATGATCTTAGAATACTTCAAAGTTTTAAAGAGATAGAGGAACCTTTTGAAGCCCATCAAATAGGTTCATCTGCTATGGCTTATAAGAGAAATCCAATGAGATCAGAAAGAATAGGTTCTTTGGCAAGATACGTAATCGTAAATTCTCTTAATCCTGCAGTAACTGCTGCAACACAGTGGTTTGAAAGAACTTTAGATGATTCAGCAAATAAGAGAATATCTATTGCAGAGGCTTTTCTAGCTTTAGATGGAGTATTAAACCTATATATAAATGTATCCAGTAATTTAGTGGTATATGACAAAGTTATTGCTGCTCGTGTAAATAATGAATTACCTTTTATGGCTACAGAAAATATATTGATGGAAGCCGTTAAAAGAGGTGGAGACAGACAAGAGCTTCATGAGAAAATAAGAGTTTATTCTATGGAAACTGCAAAACGCGTAAAACAGGATGGTCTTGATAATAATTTAATTGATTTAATAGCTAAAGATCCAGCTTTCAATATAAAGAAAGAAGAAATTCTATCAATATTAGATGCCAAGAATTTTGTTGGAAGAGCTCCGGGTCAGGTGACAGATTTTATAAAAGATTATGTTGAACCTATACTAGAATCAAATAGAGAAATTTTAGATATAAATGTAGATATAAATGTATAA
- a CDS encoding pyridoxal phosphate-dependent aminotransferase, producing MIFSNKAKNISPSLTLAITAKVKEMKKNGIDVIGFGAGEPDFNTPKNIQNAAIKAMKDGFTKYTAASGIIELKKAIINKFKKDNNLTYDISQIIVSNGAKQCISNVFQAILNPMDEVIISSPYWVTYPELVKLYDGVPVIISTEEKNSFKFNVEDLKRVVTPKTKAIILNSPNNPTGTVYLKEEIQEIAEFCRKHDIFIISDEIYEKLIYGDFKHTSIASINEDAFNRTIVINGLSKTYAMTGWRVGYAASGNTEIIKLMSNIQGHTTANPNSIAQYASVEALDGDQSSVEFMISQFKDRRNYMVEKINSINNLSCTNPEGAFYVMMNISKLIGKKINGEIINGSIDFAESLLDDSKVGVVPGDAFGVSEYVRLSYATSMENIKSGLDRIDNFVSKIN from the coding sequence ATGATTTTTTCTAACAAGGCAAAAAATATTTCTCCATCTCTTACTTTAGCTATTACTGCAAAAGTAAAAGAAATGAAGAAAAATGGTATAGATGTTATAGGTTTTGGTGCTGGTGAACCTGACTTCAATACTCCTAAAAATATTCAAAATGCAGCAATAAAAGCTATGAAAGATGGTTTTACTAAATATACTGCAGCATCAGGTATAATAGAGTTAAAGAAAGCTATAATTAATAAATTTAAAAAAGATAATAATTTGACTTATGATATATCACAAATTATAGTATCAAATGGTGCAAAACAATGTATAAGTAATGTATTTCAAGCTATATTAAATCCTATGGATGAAGTTATAATAAGTAGTCCTTATTGGGTGACTTATCCTGAACTTGTAAAATTATATGATGGTGTTCCAGTAATAATTAGTACAGAAGAAAAAAATTCTTTTAAATTTAATGTAGAGGATCTTAAAAGGGTAGTTACTCCAAAAACTAAAGCTATAATATTAAACAGTCCTAATAATCCTACAGGAACAGTTTATTTAAAAGAAGAAATTCAAGAAATTGCTGAATTCTGTAGAAAACATGATATATTTATAATTTCTGATGAAATATATGAAAAGTTAATTTATGGAGATTTCAAACATACAAGTATAGCAAGTATAAATGAAGATGCCTTTAATAGGACAATTGTAATTAATGGACTTTCTAAAACTTATGCTATGACTGGCTGGAGGGTAGGATATGCAGCTAGTGGAAATACAGAAATAATTAAATTAATGTCAAATATACAGGGACATACAACTGCAAATCCTAATTCTATAGCTCAATATGCTTCTGTAGAAGCATTAGACGGAGATCAATCTTCAGTTGAATTTATGATAAGTCAATTTAAAGATAGAAGAAATTATATGGTAGAAAAGATAAATAGTATAAATAATCTATCCTGCACTAATCCAGAGGGTGCTTTCTATGTAATGATGAATATAAGTAAATTGATAGGCAAAAAAATAAATGGTGAAATTATAAATGGATCTATAGATTTCGCTGAAAGTCTTTTAGATGATAGTAAAGTAGGCGTAGTTCCAGGGGATGCTTTTGGGGTCTCAGAATATGTAAGGCTTTCCTATGCTACTTCTATGGAAAATATAAAATCTGGACTTGATAGAATAGATAATTTTGTAAGTAAAATTAATTAG